A part of Podarcis muralis chromosome 13, rPodMur119.hap1.1, whole genome shotgun sequence genomic DNA contains:
- the HRC gene encoding sarcoplasmic reticulum histidine-rich calcium-binding protein isoform X2 has product MEASTRANTITTMDSMMLMTTTTIIITKPATFMNQGITKEATILTMMMMMMMMMTMMRRRRNTIITTLDITMQSTIITTVPTTMMMTMMMMVMMTTTMASIISTMNIMVTITTIMTMMMTTMMTTMTTMASIIITMNTMVTITMMMMMTKTTMTTMANITMNTMVTTNTMMMMMTTTTTMANITTTTNTMVTITTITSMMMMKMMMMMNMTTTTRNIMVATTTMMMMMMTTTMTTVMKRNTIIMNIMLTTITMRMMITTVKKKKKSMPVITITITTMTMTRKRPMGTITIRKLTRAKSTATVTITMVTRKTSLMKRSPRKKMRMKGTNTSTPGTKAMIRPRSTTKREKGASWMNYLEPYFRHLPPSLSSRSIEAPPGGETKVRRGRGNQVTLDIFFLSQTACDGRFHDSFFRRLFPRPSLSSQKRTPVVFLPRGPIYPPHLENLLGVGFERIPDGKKGEG; this is encoded by the exons ATGGAAGCCAGCACGAGGGCGAACACCATCACCACCATGGACAGCATGATgctgatgacgacgacgacgatcATTATCACCAAGCCAGCCACCTTCATGAATCAGGGCATCACCAAGGAGGCCACCATCCtcaccatgatgatgatgatgatgatgatgatgacgatgatgaggaggaggaggaacaccaTCATCACCACACTGGACATCACCATGCAGAGCACCATCATCACCACAGTTCCCACCacgatgatgatgacaatgatgatgatggtgatgatgaccaCCACCATGGCaagcatcatcagcaccatgaaCATCATGGtgaccatcaccaccatcatgacgatgatgatgacgacgatgatgaCCACCATGACCACCATGGCAAGCATCATCATCACCATGAACACCATGGTAACCAtcaccatgatgatgatgatgacgaagaCGACGATGACCACCATGGCAAACATCACCATGAACACCATGGTGACCACCAacaccatgatgatgatgatgacaacgaCGACCACCATGGcaaacatcaccaccaccacgaACACCATGGTGACCATCACCACCATCACgagcatgatgatgatgaagatgatgatgatgatgaacatgaccaccaccaccagaaacaTCATGGTAGCCACCAccaccatgatgatgatgatgatgacgacgacgatgacGACAGTGATGAAGAGGAACACCATCATCATGAACATCATGCTCACCACCATCACCATGAGGATGATGATAAcgacagtgaagaagaagaagaagagcatgccagtcatcaccatcaccatcaccacgaTGACGATGACCAGGAAGAGGCCCATGGGCACCATCACCATAAGGAAGCTGACGAGGGCAAAGAGCACCGCCACCGTCACCATCACCATGGTGACGAGGAAGACGAGTCTGATGAAACGGAGTCCAAGGAAGAAGATGAGGATGAAGGGCACAAACACAAGCACCCCAGGCACGAAGGCCATGATAAGGCCAAGAAGCACCACAAAGAGGGAGAAG GGAGCATCGTGGATGAATTATCTGGAGCCTTATTTCA gACATTTGCCACCATCTTTGAGCAGCAGGAGCATTGAAGCGCCCCCTGGTGGAGAAACCAAAgttaggagggggagggggaaccaggtgacccttgatatattttttttgagcCAAACTGCGTGTGATGGAAGATTCCACGATTCTTTCTTCCGGAGGTTGTTTCCCCGCCCATCATTGTCCTCTCAAAAACGTACCCCTGTTGTTTTTCTCCCACGGGGTCCTATTTATCCCCCACATCTGGAAAATCTGCTGGGAGTTGGTTTTGAGAGGATACCCGATGGCAAGAAGGGAGAGGGTTAA
- the HRC gene encoding sarcoplasmic reticulum histidine-rich calcium-binding protein isoform X1, which translates to MASWKALTMGLLLVLLCSFRLPRALGEEQHHHHGSQHEGEHHHHHGQHDADDDDDDHYHQASHLHESGHHQGGHHPHHDDDDDDDDDDDEEEEEHHHHHTGHHHAEHHHHHSSHHDDDDNDDDGDDDHHHGKHHQHHEHHGDHHHHHDDDDDDDDDHHDHHGKHHHHHEHHGNHHHDDDDDEDDDDHHGKHHHEHHGDHQHHDDDDDNDDHHGKHHHHHEHHGDHHHHHEHDDDEDDDDDEHDHHHQKHHGSHHHHDDDDDDDDDDDSDEEEHHHHEHHAHHHHHEDDDNDSEEEEEEHASHHHHHHHDDDDQEEAHGHHHHKEADEGKEHRHRHHHHGDEEDESDETESKEEDEDEGHKHKHPRHEGHDKAKKHHKEGEEEEDDEDDEDDEEYEAGSLCHYCAFCKDCDKCDKCPCREGDSSEYCASCQYCHFCYVCPVCEAACAPGSIVDELSGALFQTFATIFEQQEH; encoded by the exons ATGGCTTCCTGGAAGGCCTTGACAATGGGCCTCCTTCTGGTCCTGCTCTGCTCATTCAGGCTCCCTAGAGCCCTGGGAGAGGAACAGCACCACCACCATGGAAGCCAGCACGAGGGCGAACACCATCACCACCATGGACAGCATGATgctgatgacgacgacgacgatcATTATCACCAAGCCAGCCACCTTCATGAATCAGGGCATCACCAAGGAGGCCACCATCCtcaccatgatgatgatgatgatgatgatgatgacgatgatgaggaggaggaggaacaccaTCATCACCACACTGGACATCACCATGCAGAGCACCATCATCACCACAGTTCCCACCacgatgatgatgacaatgatgatgatggtgatgatgaccaCCACCATGGCaagcatcatcagcaccatgaaCATCATGGtgaccatcaccaccatcatgacgatgatgatgacgacgatgatgaCCACCATGACCACCATGGCAAGCATCATCATCACCATGAACACCATGGTAACCAtcaccatgatgatgatgatgacgaagaCGACGATGACCACCATGGCAAACATCACCATGAACACCATGGTGACCACCAacaccatgatgatgatgatgacaacgaCGACCACCATGGcaaacatcaccaccaccacgaACACCATGGTGACCATCACCACCATCACgagcatgatgatgatgaagatgatgatgatgatgaacatgaccaccaccaccagaaacaTCATGGTAGCCACCAccaccatgatgatgatgatgatgacgacgacgatgacGACAGTGATGAAGAGGAACACCATCATCATGAACATCATGCTCACCACCATCACCATGAGGATGATGATAAcgacagtgaagaagaagaagaagagcatgccagtcatcaccatcaccatcaccacgaTGACGATGACCAGGAAGAGGCCCATGGGCACCATCACCATAAGGAAGCTGACGAGGGCAAAGAGCACCGCCACCGTCACCATCACCATGGTGACGAGGAAGACGAGTCTGATGAAACGGAGTCCAAGGAAGAAGATGAGGATGAAGGGCACAAACACAAGCACCCCAGGCACGAAGGCCATGATAAGGCCAAGAAGCACCACAAAGAGGGAGAAG aagaggaagacgacGAGGATGACGAGGACGACGAGGAGTACGAGGCAGGCTCTCTGTGCCACTACTGTGCCTTCTGCAAG GATTGCGACAAGTGTGACAAGTGCCCCTGCAGAGAAGGAGACAGCAGCGAATACTGCGCAAGCTGCCAG TATTGCCATTTCTGTTACGTTTGCCCTGTGTGCGAGGCGGCCTGTGCACCCG GGAGCATCGTGGATGAATTATCTGGAGCCTTATTTCA gACATTTGCCACCATCTTTGAGCAGCAGGAGCATTGA
- the HRC gene encoding sarcoplasmic reticulum histidine-rich calcium-binding protein isoform X3, with product MEASTRANTITTMDSMMLMTTTTIIITKPATFMNQGITKEATILTMMMMMMMMMTMMRRRRNTIITTLDITMQSTIITTVPTTMMMTMMMMVMMTTTMASIISTMNIMVTITTIMTMMMTTMMTTMTTMASIIITMNTMVTITMMMMMTKTTMTTMANITMNTMVTTNTMMMMMTTTTTMANITTTTNTMVTITTITSMMMMKMMMMMNMTTTTRNIMVATTTMMMMMMTTTMTTVMKRNTIIMNIMLTTITMRMMITTVKKKKKSMPVITITITTMTMTRKRPMGTITIRKLTRAKSTATVTITMVTRKTSLMKRSPRKKMRMKGTNTSTPGTKAMIRPRSTTKREKDCDKCDKCPCREGDSSEYCASCQYCHFCYVCPVCEAACAPGSIVDELSGALFQTFATIFEQQEH from the exons ATGGAAGCCAGCACGAGGGCGAACACCATCACCACCATGGACAGCATGATgctgatgacgacgacgacgatcATTATCACCAAGCCAGCCACCTTCATGAATCAGGGCATCACCAAGGAGGCCACCATCCtcaccatgatgatgatgatgatgatgatgatgacgatgatgaggaggaggaggaacaccaTCATCACCACACTGGACATCACCATGCAGAGCACCATCATCACCACAGTTCCCACCacgatgatgatgacaatgatgatgatggtgatgatgaccaCCACCATGGCaagcatcatcagcaccatgaaCATCATGGtgaccatcaccaccatcatgacgatgatgatgacgacgatgatgaCCACCATGACCACCATGGCAAGCATCATCATCACCATGAACACCATGGTAACCAtcaccatgatgatgatgatgacgaagaCGACGATGACCACCATGGCAAACATCACCATGAACACCATGGTGACCACCAacaccatgatgatgatgatgacaacgaCGACCACCATGGcaaacatcaccaccaccacgaACACCATGGTGACCATCACCACCATCACgagcatgatgatgatgaagatgatgatgatgatgaacatgaccaccaccaccagaaacaTCATGGTAGCCACCAccaccatgatgatgatgatgatgacgacgacgatgacGACAGTGATGAAGAGGAACACCATCATCATGAACATCATGCTCACCACCATCACCATGAGGATGATGATAAcgacagtgaagaagaagaagaagagcatgccagtcatcaccatcaccatcaccacgaTGACGATGACCAGGAAGAGGCCCATGGGCACCATCACCATAAGGAAGCTGACGAGGGCAAAGAGCACCGCCACCGTCACCATCACCATGGTGACGAGGAAGACGAGTCTGATGAAACGGAGTCCAAGGAAGAAGATGAGGATGAAGGGCACAAACACAAGCACCCCAGGCACGAAGGCCATGATAAGGCCAAGAAGCACCACAAAGAGGGAGAAG GATTGCGACAAGTGTGACAAGTGCCCCTGCAGAGAAGGAGACAGCAGCGAATACTGCGCAAGCTGCCAG TATTGCCATTTCTGTTACGTTTGCCCTGTGTGCGAGGCGGCCTGTGCACCCG GGAGCATCGTGGATGAATTATCTGGAGCCTTATTTCA gACATTTGCCACCATCTTTGAGCAGCAGGAGCATTGA